The Acidimicrobiales bacterium genomic interval ATCCCCTCGCCGCAGTCGCCGGGCACCTTGCCCGTCGCGTTGCACTCGCGGTAGGCCGACGAGCTGATCGGCGCACCGGTCGGGTTGCCCCGGTCGTTGCCGACGACCACGTTGTCCCTCACGGTCACGTGGGTGACGGGCACGCCGGGCCGTCCGACGACGAGGATTCCCTCGCCGATCGCGCCCGTGACGGTGAAGCCCTCGACGGTCACCCCGGGCGTGGGAACGGTGATCCCGGTGTCGGCGCCCGCCGCGTCGATCCTGGCGTGCTCGCCCTCCAGGGTGATCGGCTTGATGACCGTTACCTGGCCGGCGTAGGTGCCGGGGCAGACGACCACCGTCGAGCCGGCGGGCGCCGCCCCGATCGCCGCCATGATCGAGGAGAACCGGGCCGTGGCGCACGACCTGCCTGGCTTCGTCGCCCGGCCGATCGGGGAGACGAAGATCCGCTCCCGCGGCGACGCCGAGGCAGCCTGCGCCCCACCGGCGCCCAGCGATGCGGCGAGCAGCAGCGCCGCGCCTGCGAGCACGCGCCGCGCCGTCGGCGGGAGCGGCGCAGCGTTCCACCGTTCCTGCACTGTTCGCACTGGAAGCATCCCTCCCCCTATCGCACGCACCAGATGGCCATGAAGACGCCTGGCGAGCGTACCTCCGTCGAGTCTTCGCAGACGCGCGGGCTAGCGCGGCCACGGGGCGCATCGCAGCTCGGCGCGCGTGTCGACCGCGCGGCGCCGAGCCCTCCGTCGCCGAGGATTCGCGCACGCCGCCCGGCTGCGGGGCTGGCGCCGTTCCGACGGCGCCGGACCTCGTCCGCGGCCACGCCGCCTCGATTCCGGCGTGCGCGGCCCGGTCTCCTGCGTCGTCACCAGCGGTGGCGCCCTCGGCCGTTCGCTAACGTCGAGCCACCGGGCGGCCAGCGCCGACCGGACCCGCGAAGGACGGTCGAGTGCCAGGCGAACGCGACGAGCCCCGGTCGTTTCGCCCGCTTCGCGAGCCGTCGGTAGGCTGGCCGCGGCGGGTGCTCCGCAGGCTCCGGCGGCGTGGTGCCCGCTCTCGCGCGGTGATGGAGGTGGTTGCGACGGCTCGGGACGACGCGCAAGCCCGGCACTACGACGTCGTGGTCGTCGGCGGCGGCCCGGGCGGCTACGCCGTCGCGCTCTACGGGGCCGCGGCCGGCCTGTCGGTCGCCGTCGTCGAGAAGGACAAGGTCGGCGGGACCTGCCTGCACCGCGGCTGCATCCCCGCCAAGGAGTTCCTCGAGACCGCCGCCGTCTACCGGACGGTGGCGGGATCGAAGGAGTACGGGGTCCAGGCTGGCCAGCCGGTCGTGGACTTCGCTGTGAGCCTCGACCGCAAGCGGCGCGTCGTCGAGCAGCTCTACCGGGGGCTGTCGGGGCTGCTGCGCAGCCGCAAGGTCGACGTCTACGAGGGCGTGGGGGTGCTGCACCCCGGGCGAAGCGTCGAGGTGCGCTCGGCGGACGGGACGGCGCGGCGCGTCACCGGCGACCACGTCGTGCTCGCCGCCGGCTCGACGCCGCGGTCGATCCCCGGCTTCGAGCCCGACGGGCGCGTCGTGCTCACCTCCGACGACGTGCTCGAGCTCTCGGCGATCCCTCGCTCGGCGGTCGTGATCGGCGGCGGGGCCATCGGCTGCGAGTTCGCCTCGATGCTCGGCGACCTCGGCTCGCAGGTCACGCTGCTCGAGGTCGCGCCGAGCCTGCTGCCGGGCTGCGACCGCGACGTCGCCGATGTCGTGGCGCGCGCCTTCGAGCGGCGGGGCATCGTCGTGCGCACCGGCGTCGAGGTCCTCGGGCACGAGCCCGGGGAGAAGGGCACGACGGTGCGCTTCGCGACCGGCGAGCGCGTCGACGCCGAGGCGGTCGTCGTCGCGGTGGGTCGCCGGCCGGCCTCCGAGGGTCTTCTCGGGCCGGAGACCGGCGTCGAGGTCGACGAGCGCGGCTTCGTCGTCGTGGACGAGTGGCTGCGCACCGGCGCCGACGGCGTCTTCGCCATCGGCGACCTCGTCGCCACGCCGCAGCTCGCGCACGTCGGGTTCGCCGAGGGGATCCTCGTCGTGAAGGAGATGCTGGCGGAGCCGGCCGTACCGGTGGACTACTCGAAGGTCCCCTGGTGCATCTACTGCCATCCCGAGGTCGCGTTCGTGGGGATGACCGAGGAGCACGCGGTGGCGGCGGGCCTCGACGTCGTCGTGAAGAGGGACCCCATCGCCGGCAACGGACGCGCCCGCATCCTCGGGGAGACCGAGGGGATGGTCAAGGTGATCGCCGAGCGCGGCCGCGACGGGCGCGCCGGGCGCCTCCTCGGCGTCCACATGGTCGGGCCGTGGGTCACCGAGCAGCTCGGCCAGGCCTACCTCTCGGTGAACTGGGAGGCGACGCCGGACGAGATCGCACAGTTCATCCAGCCGCACCCGACGCTGTCGGAGACCTTCGGCGAGACGGTGCTCGCGCTCACGGGAAGGGGGCTCCACGTTGGCTGACATCACAATGCCGCAGCTCGGCGAGACGGTGACCGAGGGGACGATCATCCGCTGGATGAAGAAGGTCGGCGACACCGTCGCCCTCGACGAGCCGCTCTTCGAGGTGTCGACCGACAAGGTCGACTCCGAGGTCCCCTCGCCGGCCGCGGGGGTGCTGACCGAGATCCTCGTGCAGGAGGGCGAGACCGTCGACGTCGGCGCCCGGCTGGCCGTGATCGCCGAGGGGGCGGCGGCGGCCGGCACCGCCGAGCCCGCCGCACCGGCCAGCGCGCCTCCGCCGCCGCCCCCTCCGCCGTCCTGGGCCCCGACGGCACCGGCGGCCACGCCCCCGCCGCCCCCGCCTCCTCCGCCGCCGCCCCCTCCGTCGCCGCAGGCCCCGGCGCCGGGCGTCGCGCTCGCCCCGGGCGGCGAGAACGGTGGCGGCAGTCGCGGCGCCCTGCTGTCCCCGGTGGTGCGGCGGCTCATCGCCGAGCACGACCTCGACCCGGCGGAGATCCCCGGCACGGGACTGGGAGGACGGATCACCCGGGAGGACGTCCTCGCCTACATCGACCGGCGGGCCGCGGCCGCAGCGCCGGTCGCCACCGAGGCCCGCCCGCCGGTGCCGAGCCCCGCGCCGGCTCCCGTTCGCGCCACGCCACCTCCCGTCGGGGCGCGCGACGAGGTCGTGCAGTTCTCCGCCATCCGGCGGGTCACCGCCGAGCACATGGTGCGCTCGA includes:
- the lpdA gene encoding dihydrolipoyl dehydrogenase, translated to MVATARDDAQARHYDVVVVGGGPGGYAVALYGAAAGLSVAVVEKDKVGGTCLHRGCIPAKEFLETAAVYRTVAGSKEYGVQAGQPVVDFAVSLDRKRRVVEQLYRGLSGLLRSRKVDVYEGVGVLHPGRSVEVRSADGTARRVTGDHVVLAAGSTPRSIPGFEPDGRVVLTSDDVLELSAIPRSAVVIGGGAIGCEFASMLGDLGSQVTLLEVAPSLLPGCDRDVADVVARAFERRGIVVRTGVEVLGHEPGEKGTTVRFATGERVDAEAVVVAVGRRPASEGLLGPETGVEVDERGFVVVDEWLRTGADGVFAIGDLVATPQLAHVGFAEGILVVKEMLAEPAVPVDYSKVPWCIYCHPEVAFVGMTEEHAVAAGLDVVVKRDPIAGNGRARILGETEGMVKVIAERGRDGRAGRLLGVHMVGPWVTEQLGQAYLSVNWEATPDEIAQFIQPHPTLSETFGETVLALTGRGLHVG
- a CDS encoding dihydrolipoamide acetyltransferase family protein: MADITMPQLGETVTEGTIIRWMKKVGDTVALDEPLFEVSTDKVDSEVPSPAAGVLTEILVQEGETVDVGARLAVIAEGAAAAGTAEPAAPASAPPPPPPPPSWAPTAPAATPPPPPPPPPPPPPSPQAPAPGVALAPGGENGGGSRGALLSPVVRRLIAEHDLDPAEIPGTGLGGRITREDVLAYIDRRAAAAAPVATEARPPVPSPAPAPVRATPPPVGARDEVVQFSAIRRVTAEHMVRSKATAAHTLVAVEVDYENVERVRRARRDAFKAEEGIGLTYLPFVARAAVEVLRSYHHLNSSVGEDALIVHRDINLGIAVDLDNEGLIVPVVHNADGQSLRGLARSIADLASRARARKLSADDISGGTFTITNPGPFGTLLTFPIIAQPQVAILSTDGVRRRPVVVTASDGTESIAIHSVGTLGLAFDHRAVDGAYAARYLRDVAAVLEGRDWSAEL